Proteins co-encoded in one Bacteroidota bacterium genomic window:
- the mreC gene encoding rod shape-determining protein MreC: MLNLVRFIWKYSNFFLFLLLEIYCFYLLFQNSFYQRAHFISSSNVVAGNVFTTVNSTREYFNLKEANELLARENAILHTASRAAFNKIKSTEFKVNDTLLKQQFIYVNARVVNNSVNKRNNYLTLNIGRNRGIKPEMAVISSNGIVGITKAVSENFTSVLSVLNKDAKISAKIKKNNYFGSLSWEGGDYKLGTLTDIPTHVKILKGDTIVTNAFSAIFPENVMIGFIDGFEIKPGDNFYTISVRFSTNFKNVAHVFVVKNLMKEEQKKLEQETQNDK, encoded by the coding sequence ATGCTGAACCTTGTCCGTTTTATTTGGAAATATTCTAATTTTTTTCTGTTTTTACTTCTCGAAATTTATTGTTTTTACCTCCTGTTTCAAAACAGTTTTTATCAGCGTGCACATTTCATTAGCTCATCCAATGTTGTTGCCGGCAATGTTTTTACAACCGTTAACAGCACACGCGAATATTTTAATTTAAAGGAAGCAAACGAACTGTTGGCACGCGAAAATGCAATTCTGCACACTGCCAGCCGTGCTGCATTTAATAAAATTAAATCCACCGAATTCAAGGTGAACGACACCTTGCTGAAGCAACAGTTCATTTATGTGAACGCTAGAGTCGTAAATAATTCGGTGAATAAGCGCAACAATTACCTCACCTTAAACATTGGTAGAAACCGAGGAATTAAGCCCGAAATGGCTGTAATATCGAGCAATGGTATTGTGGGAATAACCAAGGCTGTTTCCGAAAACTTCACCTCTGTATTATCAGTACTCAACAAGGATGCGAAGATTAGTGCGAAGATTAAGAAGAATAATTATTTTGGATCACTCAGTTGGGAAGGCGGTGATTATAAATTGGGAACCCTTACAGATATTCCAACACACGTAAAAATTTTAAAAGGCGATACGATTGTTACCAATGCTTTTTCAGCCATTTTTCCTGAAAATGTAATGATTGGTTTTATAGATGGATTCGAGATAAAGCCGGGCGATAATTTTTATACCATTTCGGTGCGTTTTAGTACCAACTTTAAAAATGTTGCCCATGTTTTTGTGGTGAAAAACCTGATGAAGGAAGAACAAAAAAAATTAGAACAGGAAACACAAAATGATAAATGA
- the mrdA gene encoding penicillin-binding protein 2, which produces MNRFSDRKFVIAAIFIFIGVVFLLRLFYIQVLDDDYKLSANNNVLRYVTQYPARGLIYDRDGELLVYNEAAYDLMVTPRQVKDLDTQNFCTTLGITKEVFIKKMKAARNYSPYKESIFEKQLSAETYATLQEKLYSFHGFYVQSRTLRKYPGLIAAHTLGYVGEVSEKYTQENPYYKSGDYIGISGVEKSYEKELRGKKGLSVMMVDVFNRPKGKFNNGEYDTLAVTGQNLVTALSAKLQRYGEKLMQGKTGGIVAIEPSTGEILAAISAPSYDPNLLVGRERSKNYGMLLQTEGLPLFNRALMAYYPPGSTFKLINDLIGQQEGVLTPNTSYYCDGGYHMGRQTVKCDARHNSIQLRAAVQHSCNTYHCYVFRSIVDNKKYKSTEEGYQVWRNHVLTFGIGVRLYSDLPQELKGMVPSVQYYDKYFGKGRWRSSTVVSLSIGQGELGITPLQMANTMCIIANRGYFYTPHIIKKVGKENLHQSKFKEKHYTDIDTKYYDVMIDGMQDVVDIGTAAGSKIKGITFCGKTGTAQNPHGKDHSLFVAFAPRENPKIAIGIMVENGGWGASWAAPIASLMIEKYLNDSIATPARHALEKRMLEGVIIMPKK; this is translated from the coding sequence ATGAATCGTTTTTCGGATAGAAAGTTTGTTATTGCTGCGATTTTTATTTTTATCGGGGTAGTATTTTTACTGCGACTTTTTTACATACAAGTTTTAGACGATGATTATAAATTATCGGCCAACAACAATGTATTGCGATACGTAACACAATATCCAGCTAGAGGATTAATTTATGATCGTGATGGAGAACTGTTAGTTTACAATGAAGCAGCTTACGATTTAATGGTAACTCCCCGACAGGTAAAGGATTTAGATACACAAAACTTTTGTACTACCTTGGGTATTACCAAAGAAGTATTTATCAAAAAAATGAAGGCTGCTCGCAATTATTCTCCTTACAAGGAGTCTATTTTTGAGAAACAATTGTCGGCCGAAACCTATGCAACTTTGCAAGAAAAGCTTTATTCGTTTCATGGTTTTTATGTTCAATCAAGAACTTTACGAAAGTATCCCGGACTTATTGCAGCGCATACCTTAGGTTATGTGGGTGAGGTGAGTGAAAAGTACACACAAGAAAATCCCTATTACAAATCGGGTGATTATATTGGCATAAGCGGAGTTGAAAAATCGTACGAAAAGGAACTGCGCGGTAAAAAGGGATTATCGGTAATGATGGTGGATGTTTTTAACCGCCCCAAAGGAAAGTTCAATAACGGAGAATACGATACGCTTGCTGTTACAGGACAAAATTTAGTTACAGCATTAAGTGCCAAATTACAGCGCTATGGCGAAAAATTGATGCAAGGTAAAACAGGAGGTATTGTAGCAATAGAACCTTCTACAGGTGAAATACTTGCTGCTATTAGCGCTCCTTCCTATGATCCGAATTTACTGGTAGGGCGCGAGCGATCTAAAAATTATGGAATGCTATTGCAAACCGAAGGCCTGCCCTTGTTTAACAGAGCGCTAATGGCCTATTATCCGCCGGGATCAACCTTTAAATTAATAAACGATTTAATAGGGCAGCAAGAAGGTGTATTAACTCCAAATACATCCTACTATTGTGATGGTGGCTATCACATGGGTCGTCAAACTGTTAAATGCGATGCACGGCACAATAGTATTCAATTAAGGGCTGCAGTTCAACATTCGTGCAATACCTATCATTGCTATGTGTTTAGAAGTATAGTAGATAATAAAAAATACAAAAGCACCGAAGAGGGCTATCAGGTTTGGCGAAATCACGTATTAACATTTGGTATTGGCGTACGCCTGTATAGCGATTTACCACAGGAATTAAAAGGAATGGTGCCTTCGGTTCAATATTACGACAAGTATTTTGGGAAGGGAAGATGGCGCTCATCTACCGTTGTATCCTTATCAATTGGGCAAGGTGAATTGGGAATAACTCCGCTGCAAATGGCCAATACCATGTGTATTATTGCTAACCGTGGTTATTTCTATACGCCCCACATTATCAAAAAAGTAGGCAAGGAAAATTTGCATCAAAGCAAATTTAAAGAAAAGCACTATACCGATATTGATACGAAATACTACGATGTAATGATTGATGGAATGCAGGATGTGGTGGATATAGGAACTGCGGCAGGCTCTAAAATAAAGGGAATTACTTTTTGCGGAAAAACCGGTACAGCACAAAATCCCCACGGCAAGGACCATTCATTATTTGTGGCATTTGCACCGCGCGAAAATCCTAAAATAGCAATAGGGATTATGGTTGAAAATGGTGGTTGGGGTGCCAGCTGGGCAGCTCCAATAGCTTCGCTGATGATTGAAAAATACCTGAATGATTCTATTGCCACACCGGCACGACATGCACTCGAAAAACGCATGCTGGAAGGAGTAATTATAATGCCCAAAAAATAA
- a CDS encoding gliding motility-associated C-terminal domain-containing protein encodes MNLRLQLLTRLMFLLLLSSLSPAFSQQSIVTDSPLYHQLKAQGKLPNYKSNKYLQPAPVSASVASAKSNSTPPFFKACKEFIPVDSTFEVVPFLAGTLGPPPLYRNDDASTAKITIPFNFCFYGTSFNELYINNNGNISFDGPQPNYRPDSLPTTDFMALAAFWADVDTRNFNSGVVYFKIEPTYMIVTWDSVGYYNTHADKKNSFQLIITDGLDSTYLSAGKNVGFRYGNMEWTTGDIGGINGFSILTTQATVGANKSDSINFVQFGRFGKAGSDYDGPYAGPDGVSWLNGRVFEFNVCSSTNIQPIVNNFNYCDTVYSCIGDTSFFELSFLSPEQNQLTSTQITSTASSGLNILQNTPGIVNTIKVAFIGDFSNTGFQHISFLASDNGPIPAATLLDITIKVDMLNAPLTITGNTTAICPGTTTALTATAGFEKYLWSNSANTGTINAGPGNYYVIGKMGKCYIQSATVNVPAIPVIVPLILGNDSTLLCAEDSTLLTVSNSFPHYLWSNGDTTQSAYHHPGLPYVTIRDTNGCAVNSAPFNVPHFPLMPLYVSGLHNICNGDSTQLTAMPGFTNYLWSNGDTGISVTVQPGLYLVTANDIHNCISTSSPHSLQSYPVFKPAINGKLNYCFGDSTKLSVYPLYTNFRWNTLDTTSSIYVTQGAYFLSLLDENNCLQKSDTVLVSELPFHAVTISGGPNYCPGDSALLIASPGFSTYSWSNLSINDSLYASSGTFQVLAIDSMGCKDSTVIGPIQPYQVNQPVISGVFISCANDSTSLQVNLGFLNYLWSTGASGNPVLLPPGNYTVTTTDVHQCLSTSDTVTVESYPVHTAIISGDSICCVNDSVLLSASSGFISYSWNSQPGGISQLLPPGVYTVEVTDSNNCRTITNAHTIAAFPHQLPAINASPFYCQGDSVLLSSSSVFPVYSWSNGSNANQTYVQSGSYWLQITDSFSCVLRSAAVAIQQWPVIVPQILGEQYYCAGDSVLLHISPGFSQTHWSTGSTTNAIQAQAGVYQITAKDSNNCTVQSALFAVQQSIPQAEISGNQVICEGDSSKLSLSNVFTTYAWNTGASFSEIWVNQGMYYVEVEDSIGCKAGDTIHVKNYPIPKAFFVADGDLVETDTPLQLTNQSYCSGGTIVSTNWTINQQAITNSYNLLHTFSDTGMYIIQLVVTSDEGCKDSYERVFRAEGLLQLPNIVTPNNDGSNDVFVIKHLNTAKTNRLLIFDRWGQVVFESKKYENNWNASNVKDGVYYVVLQTEGEKERTGNLTITR; translated from the coding sequence ATGAATTTAAGGTTACAACTGTTGACACGGCTCATGTTTTTACTGCTTTTAAGTAGTTTAAGCCCTGCGTTTTCGCAACAGAGCATTGTAACTGATAGCCCGCTTTATCATCAGCTTAAAGCACAAGGAAAGTTACCTAATTACAAAAGCAACAAGTACCTACAACCTGCTCCTGTTTCTGCATCAGTTGCAAGTGCTAAAAGCAACAGCACACCTCCATTTTTTAAAGCCTGTAAAGAGTTTATTCCGGTAGACTCTACTTTTGAAGTAGTTCCATTTTTGGCTGGAACACTTGGCCCTCCGCCTTTATACAGAAACGATGATGCTTCAACTGCAAAAATTACCATACCGTTTAATTTTTGTTTTTATGGTACTAGCTTTAATGAGCTTTACATCAACAATAATGGAAACATATCCTTTGACGGTCCTCAGCCCAATTACCGTCCCGACTCATTACCAACCACCGATTTTATGGCATTGGCAGCATTTTGGGCGGATGTTGATACACGAAACTTTAACAGTGGAGTAGTATATTTTAAAATTGAACCAACATACATGATTGTAACCTGGGATAGTGTTGGCTACTATAATACCCATGCCGATAAAAAAAACAGTTTTCAATTAATTATAACCGATGGACTCGATTCGACCTACCTCAGTGCCGGGAAAAATGTAGGTTTCCGATATGGCAACATGGAATGGACCACCGGCGATATTGGAGGAATTAATGGATTTAGCATACTCACCACTCAGGCAACTGTTGGAGCAAATAAGAGTGATTCAATAAATTTTGTGCAGTTTGGTCGCTTTGGTAAGGCCGGTTCTGATTACGATGGACCCTATGCTGGACCGGATGGTGTTTCTTGGTTAAACGGAAGAGTTTTTGAATTTAATGTTTGTAGCAGTACCAACATACAACCCATTGTGAATAATTTTAACTACTGCGATACTGTATATTCATGCATTGGCGATACCTCTTTTTTTGAATTATCTTTTTTATCTCCTGAACAAAATCAACTAACTTCTACACAAATAACATCAACCGCTTCAAGCGGATTAAACATTCTACAAAACACACCCGGAATTGTAAATACGATAAAGGTTGCTTTTATTGGAGATTTTTCAAATACCGGATTTCAACATATTAGTTTTTTGGCAAGCGACAATGGTCCAATACCGGCAGCAACACTGCTTGATATTACTATAAAAGTTGACATGTTAAATGCTCCACTCACCATTACCGGTAACACTACTGCAATATGTCCTGGAACAACAACGGCACTTACGGCAACCGCTGGTTTTGAAAAATACCTTTGGTCAAATAGTGCTAATACCGGAACCATCAATGCTGGACCGGGCAATTATTATGTAATTGGAAAAATGGGCAAATGCTATATTCAGTCGGCAACGGTGAATGTTCCTGCAATTCCGGTTATCGTTCCTTTGATTCTCGGAAACGATAGCACCTTGCTATGTGCAGAAGACAGTACACTACTCACTGTTTCAAATTCGTTTCCACATTATTTGTGGAGCAATGGCGATACAACTCAAAGTGCCTATCATCATCCGGGTTTGCCTTATGTTACTATTCGCGACACCAATGGATGTGCAGTAAATAGCGCACCTTTTAACGTACCTCATTTTCCACTTATGCCTTTGTATGTTTCAGGGCTACACAATATTTGTAATGGCGACAGTACACAGCTTACCGCAATGCCTGGCTTTACCAATTATTTATGGAGTAACGGCGATACCGGAATTTCAGTAACTGTGCAACCCGGGCTTTACTTGGTAACCGCAAACGATATTCACAATTGTATTTCCACTTCTTCGCCGCATTCGTTACAGTCCTATCCTGTATTTAAACCGGCTATAAATGGAAAATTAAACTATTGTTTTGGCGACAGTACCAAACTTTCAGTATATCCTTTATATACCAACTTCCGCTGGAACACACTTGATACAACAAGCAGTATTTATGTTACCCAAGGAGCATATTTTTTAAGCCTCTTAGATGAAAATAATTGCCTTCAAAAAAGCGACACGGTGCTTGTTTCAGAGTTACCTTTTCATGCAGTAACAATTAGTGGAGGTCCTAATTATTGCCCCGGCGATAGTGCTTTGTTGATTGCCAGTCCCGGATTTTCAACCTATTCCTGGTCCAATTTATCAATCAACGATTCACTGTATGCAAGTTCAGGAACCTTTCAGGTTTTGGCTATCGACTCAATGGGTTGTAAAGATAGTACTGTAATAGGCCCTATACAACCTTATCAAGTAAATCAACCTGTAATAAGTGGAGTGTTCATTTCTTGTGCCAACGATTCAACCAGTTTACAGGTTAATCTGGGCTTTTTGAACTATTTGTGGTCTACAGGCGCGAGTGGAAATCCGGTGTTACTTCCTCCCGGAAATTATACCGTAACAACTACTGATGTACACCAGTGTTTAAGTACCTCCGATACCGTTACTGTGGAATCTTATCCTGTGCATACTGCTATAATAAGTGGCGATAGTATTTGTTGTGTTAATGATAGTGTTTTACTTTCGGCGAGTTCCGGATTTATCTCCTATAGTTGGAATTCGCAGCCGGGAGGAATTTCACAGCTTTTACCTCCGGGAGTATATACTGTTGAAGTGACTGATTCGAACAATTGTAGGACCATTACCAATGCGCACACAATAGCTGCATTTCCACATCAATTACCTGCAATTAATGCTAGTCCATTTTACTGCCAAGGCGATAGTGTTTTATTGAGCTCCAGCTCTGTATTTCCAGTATATTCATGGTCAAACGGTAGTAATGCAAATCAAACCTATGTGCAAAGTGGATCATATTGGTTACAGATTACAGATAGTTTCAGTTGTGTATTAAGAAGTGCTGCCGTTGCCATTCAGCAATGGCCGGTAATAGTTCCTCAGATTTTAGGCGAGCAATATTACTGTGCAGGAGATAGTGTTTTATTGCATATTTCACCGGGCTTTTCACAAACGCATTGGTCAACCGGAAGCACTACTAATGCTATTCAAGCGCAAGCAGGAGTTTACCAAATAACTGCAAAGGATTCTAATAATTGTACTGTGCAATCAGCGTTGTTCGCAGTACAGCAAAGTATACCCCAAGCCGAAATTAGTGGCAATCAAGTTATTTGTGAAGGCGATAGCAGCAAACTTTCGTTGAGCAATGTTTTTACCACTTATGCTTGGAATACCGGTGCTTCATTTTCTGAAATATGGGTAAATCAAGGGATGTATTATGTGGAGGTGGAAGATAGCATAGGTTGTAAAGCAGGAGATACTATACACGTTAAAAACTATCCAATTCCCAAGGCTTTTTTTGTTGCTGATGGCGATTTGGTTGAAACCGATACACCACTTCAACTTACAAACCAATCCTACTGTAGTGGAGGCACAATTGTGTCAACCAATTGGACAATCAACCAACAAGCAATTACTAACAGCTATAATTTATTGCATACATTTAGTGATACAGGAATGTATATTATACAGCTGGTTGTTACTTCGGATGAGGGTTGTAAGGATAGCTATGAAAGAGTTTTTCGTGCCGAAGGACTGCTTCAATTACCCAACATTGTAACACCTAATAACGATGGAAGCAATGATGTGTTTGTTATAAAGCATCTTAATACCGCTAAAACAAACAGATTATTGATATTTGATCGCTGGGGGCAAGTGGTTTTTGAAAGCAAGAAATATGAAAATAATTGGAATGCATCAAATGTAAAAGATGGGGTGTATTATGTAGTACTTCAAACAGAAGGCGAAAAAGAGCGCACCGGAAATTTAACCATTACGCGTTAA
- a CDS encoding glycosyltransferase, translating to MKPTLRILICPLDWGLGHASRCIPIIEHLLQQQHEVIIGAAGAPLLLLRKEFPTLSYVDFPGFSIRYSKQFLWLKIGVQLPRIIFESIREHRQLRKICSEHKIDVVISDNRFACWNPAIKSIFISHQLFIRAPFFEGIIRAVNFWCMKHYQRIWIPDLAGEKNFSGQLAHGKNIPSNAEYIGLLSRFKSEKNKQVSNFTYDVCILLSGPEPQRTLLEDLLVMQIRDLNLRTIVVRGMPGENKKLENTATVFFENHLASKDLQQVIESSKLVVCRSGYSSIMDLARLGKKAIFIPTPGQTEQEYLAEYFMHQKVCFMQHQAKINLAEAIAESVNYRGFERHESALNLLL from the coding sequence TTGAAGCCTACTTTGCGCATATTAATTTGTCCACTTGATTGGGGATTAGGTCACGCAAGTCGCTGCATTCCTATAATTGAGCACTTATTGCAACAACAACATGAAGTGATAATTGGTGCAGCAGGTGCTCCTCTTCTCTTACTTCGTAAAGAATTTCCAACGCTTAGCTATGTTGATTTTCCTGGCTTTTCTATTCGATATAGCAAACAATTTTTGTGGTTAAAAATCGGTGTGCAGCTTCCTCGAATTATTTTTGAAAGCATACGAGAGCACCGTCAACTCAGGAAAATTTGCAGTGAACATAAAATTGATGTGGTAATTTCAGACAATCGTTTTGCTTGTTGGAATCCTGCTATTAAAAGCATATTTATTAGTCACCAACTATTTATTCGCGCTCCTTTTTTTGAAGGAATTATTCGTGCGGTGAACTTTTGGTGTATGAAGCATTATCAGCGCATTTGGATTCCGGACCTTGCAGGTGAAAAAAATTTTTCAGGACAATTAGCGCATGGAAAAAACATTCCTTCGAATGCTGAATACATAGGATTGTTATCGCGTTTTAAATCCGAAAAAAATAAGCAGGTAAGCAATTTTACTTACGATGTTTGCATTTTGCTATCAGGTCCTGAACCACAGCGAACGCTGCTTGAGGACTTATTAGTGATGCAAATTCGTGACTTAAATTTACGCACAATTGTAGTAAGAGGTATGCCTGGCGAAAATAAAAAGTTAGAAAATACAGCTACTGTTTTTTTTGAAAATCACCTTGCTTCTAAAGACCTGCAACAAGTTATTGAATCGAGCAAACTTGTTGTGTGCCGCTCAGGTTACAGCAGTATCATGGATTTAGCGCGACTCGGTAAAAAAGCTATTTTTATTCCTACACCCGGGCAAACCGAACAAGAATATTTAGCTGAATATTTTATGCATCAAAAAGTTTGTTTTATGCAACATCAAGCTAAAATTAATTTGGCAGAAGCTATTGCTGAAAGTGTTAATTATAGAGGATTTGAAAGACATGAATCAGCATTGAATTTGTTGCTCTAG
- a CDS encoding rod shape-determining protein MreD, whose protein sequence is MINELIKQLFRFAFLLLLQVLVLNNIQFSGYINPYLYVLFILMMPFDTPVWIVLLSGFLMGISVDTFMNTAGMHAAATVAMAFVRSYVLKLFAPREGYEFGTEPTLRYMGPAWYLSYSVLLVSIHHFIFFYIEVFRFNEFFSTLLRVVLSIFFTMILVMLSQFLIYKPRDRK, encoded by the coding sequence ATGATAAATGAACTAATTAAACAACTTTTTCGTTTTGCGTTTTTGCTGCTACTGCAGGTGTTGGTGTTAAACAACATTCAATTTAGCGGCTATATCAATCCGTATTTGTATGTATTGTTTATTTTGATGATGCCCTTTGATACACCAGTATGGATTGTTTTGCTAAGTGGGTTTTTAATGGGAATTAGTGTAGATACTTTTATGAATACCGCCGGGATGCACGCAGCAGCAACCGTAGCAATGGCCTTTGTTCGAAGCTATGTACTCAAGTTATTTGCACCTCGTGAAGGCTACGAATTTGGTACCGAACCTACTTTGCGTTACATGGGTCCGGCTTGGTATTTATCCTACTCGGTATTGTTGGTTTCGATTCATCATTTTATATTTTTTTACATAGAAGTTTTTCGCTTCAATGAGTTTTTTTCTACCCTGTTAAGAGTTGTACTAAGTATATTTTTTACAATGATTTTAGTAATGCTTAGTCAGTTTCTGATTTACAAACCCCGCGATCGCAAATGA
- a CDS encoding rod shape-determining protein, whose amino-acid sequence MGLFDFLTQEIAIDLGTANTLIIHNDKVVVDEPSIVAIDRTTGRVIAVGKQAMQMHGKTHENIKTIRPLKDGVIADFDAAEHMIRGMIKMINPGKRLFTPSLKMVICIPSGITEVEKRAVRDSAEHAGGKEVYLIHEPMAAAIGIGIDVEEPMGNMIIDIGGGTSEIAVIALGGIVCDKSIRIAGDDFTANIEEYMRRQHNILIGERSAERVKIEVGAASTDIDNPPPDYAVHGRDLMTGIPKEISVSYVEIAHALDKSISKVEEAILNALEMTPPELSADIYRTGIYLAGGGSMLRGLDKRISLKTKLPVHIAEDPLRAVARGTGIALKNVGKFQFLIR is encoded by the coding sequence ATGGGCTTATTTGATTTTCTAACTCAGGAAATAGCCATCGACTTAGGAACAGCTAACACGCTGATTATACACAACGACAAAGTTGTTGTAGACGAACCCAGTATTGTAGCTATTGACCGAACCACCGGGCGGGTGATTGCTGTTGGCAAGCAAGCTATGCAAATGCATGGTAAAACGCACGAAAACATTAAAACCATTCGCCCCTTAAAGGACGGTGTAATTGCCGATTTTGATGCGGCAGAGCACATGATTCGCGGAATGATTAAAATGATTAATCCCGGGAAGCGTTTGTTTACACCTTCACTTAAAATGGTAATTTGCATACCCTCCGGTATTACCGAAGTTGAAAAACGTGCCGTACGCGATAGTGCTGAACATGCCGGTGGCAAAGAAGTTTATTTAATACACGAACCTATGGCCGCTGCCATTGGTATTGGCATTGACGTGGAAGAACCAATGGGAAATATGATTATTGACATTGGTGGTGGAACCAGCGAAATTGCAGTTATTGCATTAGGCGGAATTGTATGCGACAAATCGATTCGTATTGCCGGGGATGATTTTACAGCCAACATTGAAGAATACATGCGCCGTCAACACAACATACTTATTGGTGAGCGTAGTGCCGAGCGTGTAAAAATTGAAGTAGGAGCCGCCAGCACCGACATTGATAATCCACCTCCTGATTATGCAGTACATGGACGCGATTTAATGACCGGTATCCCAAAAGAAATTAGTGTATCGTATGTAGAAATTGCGCATGCCCTCGATAAGTCAATTTCGAAAGTGGAGGAAGCTATTTTGAATGCACTGGAGATGACGCCACCTGAATTATCGGCCGATATTTACCGTACAGGAATTTATTTGGCAGGTGGAGGTTCGATGTTGCGAGGATTAGATAAACGTATTTCTTTAAAAACAAAATTACCTGTACACATTGCCGAAGATCCGCTTCGTGCAGTAGCAAGAGGTACAGGAATAGCTTTGAAAAATGTTGGGAAATTCCAATTCCTAATTCGATAA
- the rodA gene encoding rod shape-determining protein RodA: MREQGGIFKNLDPVLVSLYVLMVIMGWLNIYASVFNDEHQSIFDFSQKYGKQMLWICTAFLLAIIVLIIDGNFYSAFSYPVYGISIITLILVLFIGKEISGSKSWFRVGEFGIQPAEFAKFAANMALAKYLSNINIKMTDARTKIISVALILLPILLIVLENETGCALVFFAFILVLYREGLSGNILLLGTAAAILFVLALLISKFILIGIIGGIALLLLLIVRRNKQNMAIIFGALIFASATIYSVDYAFSHLEPHQKKRINVFLGKETDKKKAGYNVNQSLIAIGSGGLAGKGYLQGTQTKYDFVPEQSTDFIFCTVGEEWGFIGSSVVIILFIILLLRIIFIAERQRSSYTRIYGYGVASILFFHLLVNIGMTIGLAPVIGIPLPFFSYGGSSLWSFTILLFIFIKMDAYRLQVLR, encoded by the coding sequence ATGAGAGAACAAGGAGGCATATTTAAAAATTTAGATCCGGTACTGGTATCACTCTATGTATTGATGGTGATAATGGGATGGCTCAATATTTACGCATCAGTATTTAACGATGAACACCAAAGTATTTTCGACTTTTCACAAAAGTACGGCAAGCAGATGCTGTGGATTTGTACGGCTTTTTTACTCGCAATTATTGTATTAATTATTGATGGTAATTTTTACTCAGCCTTTTCCTATCCGGTTTATGGTATTAGTATAATTACCTTAATTCTAGTTTTGTTTATCGGTAAGGAAATATCCGGAAGTAAATCCTGGTTTAGAGTGGGTGAATTCGGAATACAGCCGGCTGAATTTGCCAAGTTTGCAGCCAACATGGCACTTGCCAAATACCTCAGTAACATAAACATAAAAATGACTGATGCACGCACCAAAATTATTTCGGTAGCGCTAATATTGTTGCCCATTTTACTCATTGTTTTAGAAAATGAAACAGGCTGTGCATTGGTGTTTTTTGCCTTTATTTTAGTACTTTACCGTGAAGGACTTTCTGGTAATATTTTACTCTTAGGTACAGCGGCTGCGATTTTGTTTGTACTTGCCTTGCTCATCAGTAAGTTTATTTTAATCGGAATAATAGGTGGAATTGCGCTGTTGCTGTTGCTTATTGTTAGAAGAAACAAGCAAAATATGGCCATAATTTTTGGTGCTTTAATTTTTGCTTCAGCTACTATTTATAGTGTTGATTATGCTTTCAGTCATTTAGAACCGCATCAAAAAAAGCGAATCAATGTGTTTTTAGGAAAGGAAACAGATAAGAAAAAGGCTGGCTACAATGTTAATCAATCGCTAATTGCTATTGGCTCAGGAGGACTAGCAGGAAAGGGCTACCTGCAAGGAACGCAAACCAAATACGATTTTGTACCCGAACAAAGTACCGATTTTATATTTTGTACAGTTGGTGAGGAATGGGGATTTATAGGTAGCTCAGTAGTAATTATATTGTTTATTATTTTGCTATTGCGAATTATTTTTATTGCCGAACGGCAAAGGTCTTCGTATACCCGAATATATGGTTATGGGGTTGCCTCTATATTGTTTTTTCACTTGCTGGTGAACATTGGTATGACTATAGGACTCGCGCCTGTAATAGGCATTCCTTTGCCCTTTTTTAGCTATGGAGGATCTTCGTTGTGGAGCTTTACCATACTGTTATTTATCTTTATAAAAATGGATGCATACCGATTACAAGTGCTTCGTTAA